The Lycium barbarum isolate Lr01 chromosome 12, ASM1917538v2, whole genome shotgun sequence genome includes a region encoding these proteins:
- the LOC132621534 gene encoding uncharacterized protein LOC132621534 isoform X2, producing the protein MDFYSSFVYQKAFLLLATLFVSVSIYLLPLFNFIPTLFLRLRRGQAPLNNSELFEVVPEEKDQKESDNVKDKEEFEPKFDAFKEFVESVDLDKKDDMQKTEFCFEFKFPTYEEFSKNKTQTGELITSDFVQGKSISSLIQEPEIVNLNVKQIGCDSKKEGIEEIEGMKLMKGESDTVCKQFLGDSEKDSSSGTDSDTASIGFDHMRSLMSRLVNSYSDGFLSDDDFGGGFELDPLNTDIDPELKNLEMSEENLESEDFEDSDSDLVEELGKLQQKEQKNDSQFLSQNDFDEDLGMVKNVEFVTEDDKLIVNGPQESENLKSKNTAIVDSSGDANKLESLWEHQELIEQLKMEIRKVRATGLPTILEESESPTMDELQPWKIDEMLHREDCMSELHKFYKTYREKMRKFDILTYQKMYAIGYLQKDPLKDPLQLLFNQKSSELQSDLEVVYVGQMCLSWEILHWQYMKALSLWDSDPRRIRRYNEVAGEFQQFQVLMQRFIENEPFQGPRVQYFIKSRYDLRNLLQVPVIRDDRVKDRNKARTREKGDYSITSDELVEILEESIRIFWRFVRADKDCYSVMAKGQKGIHPDVQELEDLELLQETRKNLEKKEKKLQEVLRSGNCILRKFRKNREEDSDHVLYFFSQVDMKLVSRVLNISRLTKDQLVWCHNKLSRISFVHRKIHVEPSFLLFPC; encoded by the exons ATGGATTTTTATTCTAGTTTTGTCTATCAAAAAGCGTTCTTGTTACTTGCTACCCTCTTTGTCTCTGTTTCCATCTATTTGCTTCCTCTGTTCAACTTCATCCCTACATTGTTCCTCAG ATTAAGAAGGGGTCAGGCTCCTTTGAACAATTCAGAATTATTTGAAGTTGTGCCTGAAGAAAAAGACCAGAAAGAATCCGACAATGTGAAGGACAAGGAAGAATTTGAACCAAAGTTTGATGCTTTTAAGGAATTTGTTGAGTCTGTGGATTTGGACAAGAAAGACGATATGCAGAAAACTGAGTTTTGTTTTGAGTTTAAATTCCCaacatatgaggaatttagtaaaAACAAGACACAAACTGGTGAACTTATCACATCTGATTTTGTACAAGGAAAGAGTATTAGCAGCTTAATTCAAGAACCTGAGATTGTAAACCTCAATGTTAAACAAATTGGTTGTGATAGTAAAAAAGAAGGCATTGAGGAAATTGAAGGAATGAAACTTATGAAGGGAGAATCTGATACTGTGTGCAAACAATTTTTGGGTGATTCAGAGAAAGATTCTTCTTCGGGTACGGATTCGGATACTGCATCAATTGGTTTTGATCATATGCGTTCACTTATGAGCAGGTTAGTAAATTCCTACAGTGATGGCTTTTTATCAGATGATGACTTTGGAGGTGGTTTTGAGCTTGATCCTTTGAATACTGATATTGATCCAGAGTTAAAAAATCTTGAAATGTCTGAAGAAAATCTTGAATCTGAGGATTTTGAGGATAGTGATAGTGATTTAGTGGAAGAGTTAGGGAAATTACAACAAAAGGAACAGAAAAATGATTCACAATTTTTATCTCAGAATGATTTTGATGAAGATTTGGGCATGGTTAAAAATGTAGAATTTGTTACAGAAGATGACAAGTTAATAGTAAATGGTCCACAAGAGTCTGAAAATCTCAAGTCAAAAAATACAGCTATTGTTGATTCTTCTGGAGATGCAAACAAATTAGAGTCCCTATGGGAACATCAAGAATTGATTGAACAATTAAAGATGGAAATTCGAAAAGTCAGAGCCACGGGTTTGCCTACTATTTTGGAAGAATCCGAGTCTCCAACTATGGACGAATTACAACCATGGAAGATTGATGAAATGCTTCATCGCGAAGATTGCATGAGCGAACTTCACAAATTTTACAAGACTTATCGAGAGAAAATGCGAAAATTTGATATCTTGACGTATCAGAAGATGTATGCAATAG GTTATCTGCAGAAAGATCCGCTAAAAGACCCGTTGCAATTACTCTTCAATCAGAAATCTTCAG AATTGCAGAGTGATTTGGAAGTGGTATACGTTGGACAGATGTGCCTTTCTTGGGAAATTTTACACTGGCAATATATGAAGGCTTTAAGTTTGTGGGATTCTGACCCACGTCGTATCCGAAGATATAATGAAGTTGCTGGAGAGTTTCAACAGTTTCAAGTGCTAATGCAAAGATTTATAGAAAATGAACCTTTTCAAGGGCCTAGAGTTCAATATTTTATCAAGAGTCGATATGATCTTCGTAATCTTCTACAAGTTCCTGTTATTAGAG ATGACAGAGTGAAAGACAGAAACAaggcaagaacaagagagaaagGTGACTATTCAATTACCAGTGACGAGCTAGTGGAGATACTGGAAGAATCAATACGAATATTTTGGCGCTTTGTCAGAGCTGATAAAGATTGCTATAGTGTGATGGCGAAAGGTCAAAAGGGAATTCATCCAGATGTTCAAGAACTGGAGGACTTAGAGCTTTTACAGGAGACTAGAAAAAATCTTGAAAAG AAGGAGAAGAAACTGCAGGAAGTTTTGAGAAGTGGAAATTGCATATTGAGGAAGTTCAGGAAGAACAGAGAAGAGGATTCAGAT
- the LOC132621534 gene encoding uncharacterized protein LOC132621534 isoform X1, with protein sequence MDFYSSFVYQKAFLLLATLFVSVSIYLLPLFNFIPTLFLRLRRGQAPLNNSELFEVVPEEKDQKESDNVKDKEEFEPKFDAFKEFVESVDLDKKDDMQKTEFCFEFKFPTYEEFSKNKTQTGELITSDFVQGKSISSLIQEPEIVNLNVKQIGCDSKKEGIEEIEGMKLMKGESDTVCKQFLGDSEKDSSSGTDSDTASIGFDHMRSLMSRLVNSYSDGFLSDDDFGGGFELDPLNTDIDPELKNLEMSEENLESEDFEDSDSDLVEELGKLQQKEQKNDSQFLSQNDFDEDLGMVKNVEFVTEDDKLIVNGPQESENLKSKNTAIVDSSGDANKLESLWEHQELIEQLKMEIRKVRATGLPTILEESESPTMDELQPWKIDEMLHREDCMSELHKFYKTYREKMRKFDILTYQKMYAIGYLQKDPLKDPLQLLFNQKSSGPTLKSLLSQNIRIFKHKSHDIDPMVKFIKELQSDLEVVYVGQMCLSWEILHWQYMKALSLWDSDPRRIRRYNEVAGEFQQFQVLMQRFIENEPFQGPRVQYFIKSRYDLRNLLQVPVIRDDRVKDRNKARTREKGDYSITSDELVEILEESIRIFWRFVRADKDCYSVMAKGQKGIHPDVQELEDLELLQETRKNLEKKEKKLQEVLRSGNCILRKFRKNREEDSDHVLYFFSQVDMKLVSRVLNISRLTKDQLVWCHNKLSRISFVHRKIHVEPSFLLFPC encoded by the exons ATGGATTTTTATTCTAGTTTTGTCTATCAAAAAGCGTTCTTGTTACTTGCTACCCTCTTTGTCTCTGTTTCCATCTATTTGCTTCCTCTGTTCAACTTCATCCCTACATTGTTCCTCAG ATTAAGAAGGGGTCAGGCTCCTTTGAACAATTCAGAATTATTTGAAGTTGTGCCTGAAGAAAAAGACCAGAAAGAATCCGACAATGTGAAGGACAAGGAAGAATTTGAACCAAAGTTTGATGCTTTTAAGGAATTTGTTGAGTCTGTGGATTTGGACAAGAAAGACGATATGCAGAAAACTGAGTTTTGTTTTGAGTTTAAATTCCCaacatatgaggaatttagtaaaAACAAGACACAAACTGGTGAACTTATCACATCTGATTTTGTACAAGGAAAGAGTATTAGCAGCTTAATTCAAGAACCTGAGATTGTAAACCTCAATGTTAAACAAATTGGTTGTGATAGTAAAAAAGAAGGCATTGAGGAAATTGAAGGAATGAAACTTATGAAGGGAGAATCTGATACTGTGTGCAAACAATTTTTGGGTGATTCAGAGAAAGATTCTTCTTCGGGTACGGATTCGGATACTGCATCAATTGGTTTTGATCATATGCGTTCACTTATGAGCAGGTTAGTAAATTCCTACAGTGATGGCTTTTTATCAGATGATGACTTTGGAGGTGGTTTTGAGCTTGATCCTTTGAATACTGATATTGATCCAGAGTTAAAAAATCTTGAAATGTCTGAAGAAAATCTTGAATCTGAGGATTTTGAGGATAGTGATAGTGATTTAGTGGAAGAGTTAGGGAAATTACAACAAAAGGAACAGAAAAATGATTCACAATTTTTATCTCAGAATGATTTTGATGAAGATTTGGGCATGGTTAAAAATGTAGAATTTGTTACAGAAGATGACAAGTTAATAGTAAATGGTCCACAAGAGTCTGAAAATCTCAAGTCAAAAAATACAGCTATTGTTGATTCTTCTGGAGATGCAAACAAATTAGAGTCCCTATGGGAACATCAAGAATTGATTGAACAATTAAAGATGGAAATTCGAAAAGTCAGAGCCACGGGTTTGCCTACTATTTTGGAAGAATCCGAGTCTCCAACTATGGACGAATTACAACCATGGAAGATTGATGAAATGCTTCATCGCGAAGATTGCATGAGCGAACTTCACAAATTTTACAAGACTTATCGAGAGAAAATGCGAAAATTTGATATCTTGACGTATCAGAAGATGTATGCAATAG GTTATCTGCAGAAAGATCCGCTAAAAGACCCGTTGCAATTACTCTTCAATCAGAAATCTTCAGGTCCAACACTAAAATCCCTTCTCTCACAAAACATTAGGATATTCAAACATAAAAGTCATGACATTGACCCAATGGTAAAGTTTATCAAAGAATTGCAGAGTGATTTGGAAGTGGTATACGTTGGACAGATGTGCCTTTCTTGGGAAATTTTACACTGGCAATATATGAAGGCTTTAAGTTTGTGGGATTCTGACCCACGTCGTATCCGAAGATATAATGAAGTTGCTGGAGAGTTTCAACAGTTTCAAGTGCTAATGCAAAGATTTATAGAAAATGAACCTTTTCAAGGGCCTAGAGTTCAATATTTTATCAAGAGTCGATATGATCTTCGTAATCTTCTACAAGTTCCTGTTATTAGAG ATGACAGAGTGAAAGACAGAAACAaggcaagaacaagagagaaagGTGACTATTCAATTACCAGTGACGAGCTAGTGGAGATACTGGAAGAATCAATACGAATATTTTGGCGCTTTGTCAGAGCTGATAAAGATTGCTATAGTGTGATGGCGAAAGGTCAAAAGGGAATTCATCCAGATGTTCAAGAACTGGAGGACTTAGAGCTTTTACAGGAGACTAGAAAAAATCTTGAAAAG AAGGAGAAGAAACTGCAGGAAGTTTTGAGAAGTGGAAATTGCATATTGAGGAAGTTCAGGAAGAACAGAGAAGAGGATTCAGAT